The nucleotide sequence ACGCGGTGACGGACCCGCGCGCGATGTGAGGCCGCGCGCCGGACCCGTACCCGCACGCCGCCCCGGCACTTCGAGCGCCGTCCCGGTACCCGTGCGCCGCCCTCATACCTCCGCGCGCCGGACCCGCTGCCGTAGAACCTCCGGTCAGCCCTCCAGATGCGCCGAGTCGTTCCAGACCTCGACCGCCGGCGCTTCGTACGCCCAGCCCAGCACCGAGACCGACGCCGGGTCGAGCCTGATCCGCGCCGCGAACGACACGTCCTCCCCCAGCCAGCGCGCCCCGATCGCGCGCAGGATGTGGCCGTGCGCGAAGACCAGCACGTCCCGGTCGGCCGACCTGGCCCACTCCACGACCTCGTCGGCGCGGGCCGAGACGTCCGCCAGGGTCTCCCCGTCCGGCACGCCGTCGCGCCAGATGAACCAGTCGGGGCGGTCCGACTTGATCTGCGCGGGGGTCAGTCCCTCGTAGCCGCCGTAGTCGAACTCCAGCAGCGCGTCCCACGGCTGGGCCCGGTCCCCGAACCCGGCCAGCTCACAGGTCTCGGCCGCCCGCACCAGCGGGCTGGTGCGCACCTCGGCGCCCGCGAGCCCCGACCACGGTGCGCGCTGCAGCCGTTCGCCGAGCAGCTTGGCGCCCCTGCGGCCCTCGTCGAGCAGCGGGATGTCCGTCCTGCCGGTATGCCGGCCGGACAGCGACCAGGCCGTCTGACCGTGCCGGACGAGCAGGATGCGCGGTGCCATGGAGGCTCTCCCTGGAGGTGTCACAGACAAGTGCCGGTCCATCATCGCGCACCTGACCTCAGGGCAACCTCCGGGCGGATCTTCGCGTCCCTCACCATTGGGGTGATGATGTTTCGTACGTTGATCCGAAGGACA is from Streptomyces sp. NBC_00370 and encodes:
- a CDS encoding histidine phosphatase family protein — encoded protein: MAPRILLVRHGQTAWSLSGRHTGRTDIPLLDEGRRGAKLLGERLQRAPWSGLAGAEVRTSPLVRAAETCELAGFGDRAQPWDALLEFDYGGYEGLTPAQIKSDRPDWFIWRDGVPDGETLADVSARADEVVEWARSADRDVLVFAHGHILRAIGARWLGEDVSFAARIRLDPASVSVLGWAYEAPAVEVWNDSAHLEG